In Limibacter armeniacum, a single window of DNA contains:
- a CDS encoding ankyrin repeat domain-containing protein translates to MLPISFTTLKEKPKPIQTPSKSDLLLQATRRKDHDSVKRLLDENAEVNVQDIKGRTPLFIAVQQNDLKSATHLVMKGADVNIQDSTLDNPLLYAGAKGRFEMLKLMIEFGKPDFTIYNRYGGTPLIPACEFGFLDSVKLLLNTDININHVNNLGWTALMETIILSNGGEVHQQILSLLIEAGADINLSDKAGITPLKHASKMGFKEMEKTLLEAGAQ, encoded by the coding sequence ATGTTACCTATATCATTCACAACCTTGAAAGAAAAACCAAAACCAATTCAAACCCCTTCCAAAAGCGATTTGCTGCTTCAAGCTACGAGACGAAAGGATCATGATTCAGTCAAAAGACTATTGGATGAGAATGCGGAAGTGAACGTACAGGACATCAAAGGCAGAACACCACTGTTTATTGCTGTACAACAAAATGACCTAAAATCGGCTACACATCTTGTCATGAAAGGTGCAGATGTCAACATTCAGGACAGCACATTGGACAACCCTTTACTTTATGCAGGAGCAAAAGGAAGGTTTGAAATGTTGAAACTGATGATTGAGTTTGGCAAGCCTGATTTTACCATTTACAACCGCTATGGGGGCACTCCGCTGATTCCGGCGTGTGAATTTGGGTTTCTGGACTCAGTAAAGCTGTTGCTTAATACTGATATCAACATCAACCATGTCAACAACTTAGGTTGGACTGCTCTTATGGAAACTATTATCCTGAGCAATGGCGGTGAGGTTCACCAACAGATTCTGTCCTTGTTGATTGAAGCTGGTGCTGATATTAACCTGAGTGACAAAGCAGGTATTACACCATTGAAGCATGCCTCCAAAATGGGCTTTAAGGAGATGGAAAAAACCTTGCTTGAGGCTGGTGCCCAATAA
- a CDS encoding heavy-metal-associated domain-containing protein, whose amino-acid sequence MKTLKFKTNINCGNCIKSVTPTLNEEFAIINWSVDTDNPDKVLTVEGEEGELTAELVMDAIKKAGFKIEKA is encoded by the coding sequence ATGAAAACACTGAAATTCAAGACCAATATCAATTGTGGAAACTGTATCAAGTCTGTTACACCTACATTGAATGAAGAATTTGCGATTATCAACTGGAGTGTGGATACGGACAATCCTGACAAGGTACTGACGGTTGAAGGAGAAGAAGGAGAACTGACAGCAGAACTGGTAATGGACGCTATCAAGAAAGCAGGTTTCAAGATTGAGAAGGCTTAA
- a CDS encoding heavy metal translocating P-type ATPase → MKETLSVNGMTCASCANIIERQLKKQKGIREVQASYANHSVMVEYDEKETDIARFSPLLEQLGYSIQQEHVSVADGEGDVIKGATEARRKLIVAVVFASIVMLIAMGPWHVPYAPYLMFGLSLPVLFYSGRDFFVSALRHARHFSANMDTLVALGTSVAFIYSAVLTFFPDLFEHGEKGVYYEAATMIITLILVGKYFEARAKSKTSAALHALMELGAKMATVIRNGEEVKVPIEEVKVGDRLMIKAGEKIPVDGRVIRGTSTVDESMITGESVPVSKERGNTLIGATINKSGVLTMIADKVGKDTMLSQIVGMVKQAQGSKAPVQHLADKVSGVFVPVVIVIAVLAFAVWYFLVGTSFTFALSVLVSVLIISCPCALGLATPTAVMVGVGKAASRGVLFKDAESLQRLSELDVIALDKTGTITKGQPVVTKEVWKVDLTQHEKEEVLQAVLAIESQSDHPLAYALTTYLHERELIKPEVDKIETFAGKGIAAEVSGHQYRVGNYRMLEEVGIAVSDEDLSSSGTVVLVARDGIYACGFVVEDVLKEEVKDVLDEFNASKKEVWMLTGDQEPVAKFIAGQAGIKHYKAELLPEDKLKVIEELQLQGKKVGMVGDGINDAPALAKADIGIAMGTGTDVAMQSGSVTLVHGDLQTLSDAVTISKQTMNTIKQNLFFAFFYNVIAIPVAAGILYPAFGILLSPMIAAAAMSLSSISVVTNSIRARYA, encoded by the coding sequence ATGAAAGAGACACTCTCCGTAAATGGTATGACCTGTGCTTCATGTGCCAACATCATTGAGCGGCAACTCAAGAAACAGAAAGGCATTCGGGAAGTGCAGGCAAGCTACGCCAACCATTCGGTGATGGTTGAGTATGATGAGAAGGAAACGGATATAGCGCGATTTTCTCCCTTGTTGGAGCAGTTGGGTTACAGTATTCAGCAAGAGCATGTATCAGTAGCAGATGGCGAGGGAGATGTGATAAAGGGAGCAACGGAAGCAAGACGGAAACTAATTGTAGCAGTCGTTTTTGCATCGATAGTCATGCTGATAGCCATGGGACCTTGGCACGTGCCGTATGCACCTTACCTGATGTTTGGATTGTCGCTACCCGTATTGTTTTATAGTGGCAGGGACTTCTTTGTTTCAGCTTTGAGACATGCACGCCATTTTTCTGCCAATATGGATACGTTGGTAGCATTGGGAACTTCCGTTGCTTTTATATACAGTGCGGTACTGACTTTCTTTCCTGACCTTTTTGAGCATGGGGAAAAAGGAGTTTACTATGAGGCAGCGACCATGATCATTACGCTGATTCTAGTAGGGAAATACTTTGAGGCGAGAGCCAAAAGCAAGACTTCGGCAGCATTGCATGCACTGATGGAACTGGGCGCTAAAATGGCGACAGTGATTAGAAATGGTGAAGAGGTCAAAGTGCCGATAGAAGAGGTCAAGGTAGGAGACCGCCTGATGATTAAGGCAGGAGAGAAGATTCCAGTAGATGGCAGGGTAATCAGGGGGACTTCCACTGTGGATGAAAGCATGATTACAGGCGAGTCGGTTCCTGTTTCTAAAGAAAGGGGAAATACCCTGATTGGTGCTACAATCAACAAGAGCGGTGTCCTGACCATGATCGCAGATAAGGTAGGAAAGGACACGATGCTTTCTCAGATTGTTGGTATGGTCAAACAGGCACAGGGCAGTAAGGCTCCGGTTCAGCATTTGGCAGATAAGGTTTCAGGTGTTTTTGTACCTGTGGTTATTGTAATAGCCGTATTGGCATTTGCCGTTTGGTATTTCCTAGTAGGGACATCATTTACCTTTGCTTTGTCAGTATTGGTATCAGTCCTGATTATATCTTGCCCGTGTGCTTTGGGATTGGCTACCCCGACCGCTGTAATGGTAGGTGTGGGGAAGGCAGCAAGCAGAGGTGTGTTGTTCAAGGATGCTGAAAGCCTTCAGAGACTGAGTGAACTGGATGTGATTGCTTTGGACAAGACAGGCACCATTACAAAAGGTCAGCCTGTCGTTACAAAAGAGGTGTGGAAGGTAGACCTAACACAACATGAAAAAGAAGAAGTATTGCAGGCTGTATTGGCAATCGAGTCACAATCTGATCACCCATTGGCTTATGCCCTGACTACTTACCTTCATGAAAGAGAACTCATCAAACCAGAGGTGGATAAGATAGAAACCTTTGCAGGAAAAGGTATAGCAGCAGAGGTAAGCGGTCACCAGTACAGAGTCGGGAATTACAGGATGCTTGAAGAAGTCGGAATTGCGGTCTCAGATGAGGACTTGTCCAGTAGTGGAACAGTAGTATTGGTTGCAAGAGATGGGATTTATGCTTGTGGTTTTGTTGTAGAAGATGTCCTGAAGGAAGAAGTCAAAGATGTATTGGATGAGTTCAATGCTTCCAAAAAAGAGGTTTGGATGCTGACAGGAGATCAGGAACCAGTAGCCAAGTTTATCGCTGGACAGGCAGGAATAAAACATTACAAGGCTGAACTCTTGCCTGAAGACAAGCTGAAAGTCATTGAAGAACTGCAACTTCAAGGTAAAAAAGTCGGGATGGTAGGTGATGGTATCAATGATGCGCCAGCCTTAGCCAAAGCAGATATAGGTATTGCAATGGGAACAGGAACCGATGTCGCCATGCAAAGTGGTTCAGTCACCTTGGTACATGGGGATTTACAAACCCTTTCGGATGCCGTAACGATCTCCAAACAGACCATGAATACCATCAAGCAGAACCTGTTTTTTGCCTTCTTCTACAATGTGATTGCAATTCCTGTAGCGGCAGGCATACTGTATCCGGCATTTGGCATTTTGCTCAGTCCAATGATTGCGGCAGCTGCCATGTCATTGAGTTCCATCTCAGTGGTAACCAACAGTATCAGAGCAAGGTATGCATAA
- a CDS encoding winged helix-turn-helix transcriptional regulator, with product MKIRKEFTCPLEIVHDILKGKWKTVILWQIYIYGKVSLSQLEKDIKGISQKMLLEQLNELRKFGLVDKHTFEGYPLRVEYFITADKGKRIIEALGIMQEVGREYLMERAACNLEKRELSKEIED from the coding sequence ATGAAAATCCGAAAAGAGTTTACCTGTCCACTGGAAATAGTACATGATATTCTGAAAGGGAAATGGAAGACTGTTATCCTTTGGCAGATTTATATATATGGAAAAGTATCCCTGTCGCAGCTGGAGAAAGATATCAAAGGAATTAGCCAGAAGATGCTGCTGGAGCAACTGAATGAGTTAAGGAAGTTTGGTTTGGTAGACAAGCATACTTTTGAGGGCTATCCTTTGAGGGTGGAGTACTTTATTACGGCAGATAAGGGAAAAAGAATTATTGAAGCATTGGGCATTATGCAGGAAGTAGGGCGTGAGTACCTGATGGAAAGAGCTGCCTGTAATTTGGAAAAGCGTGAACTTTCTAAGGAAATAGAAGATTGA
- a CDS encoding MBL fold metallo-hydrolase yields MAHKASIQLLRHATLVINIAGKKLLLDPMLGEKDAFDPIPNAGNDMRIPMVDLPISKAELEKLVDEVDAVFITHTHPDHWDPIAMQLIPKDKPLFCQVPDKQLLEGQGFTTVTPIADTIEWEGITIHRTGGEHGTGELAKLMGIVSGFVFEFEGQSIYVAGDTIWHPEVSKALDIYHPDMTVLNMGSAQFLQGDPITMSHKDLIKVHDYAPNTKIVAVHLDTVNHCLETREVLSKILKEKGLEEVVTIPEDGEVVSL; encoded by the coding sequence ATGGCACACAAGGCAAGTATTCAACTTTTAAGACATGCAACACTTGTAATCAATATAGCAGGCAAAAAGCTGTTGTTAGACCCTATGTTGGGAGAAAAGGATGCATTTGACCCAATTCCCAATGCAGGCAATGATATGCGCATTCCGATGGTGGATTTGCCGATCAGCAAAGCAGAACTGGAAAAGCTGGTGGATGAGGTAGATGCTGTTTTTATCACTCATACACACCCTGACCATTGGGACCCGATTGCCATGCAGCTGATTCCAAAAGACAAGCCACTATTCTGTCAGGTTCCTGATAAGCAGTTGCTCGAAGGACAGGGCTTTACCACTGTAACCCCTATTGCAGATACAATTGAATGGGAAGGAATTACTATTCACAGAACTGGTGGCGAACACGGTACAGGAGAGTTGGCAAAGTTGATGGGAATTGTATCGGGTTTTGTTTTTGAGTTTGAAGGACAATCCATTTATGTGGCAGGGGATACCATCTGGCATCCTGAGGTGAGCAAGGCACTGGACATTTACCATCCTGATATGACCGTACTGAATATGGGTAGTGCACAGTTTCTGCAAGGTGACCCGATCACGATGTCACACAAAGACCTGATCAAGGTGCATGACTACGCGCCAAACACAAAGATTGTAGCAGTACATCTTGATACGGTCAATCACTGTCTGGAAACACGTGAGGTACTTTCAAAAATACTGAAGGAAAAAGGTTTGGAAGAAGTTGTCACCATCCCTGAAGATGGAGAGGTAGTTTCGTTATAA
- a CDS encoding GNAT family N-acetyltransferase, which yields MLEIKEINSIKGHESHLEALLKDCVDSGASVGFITPFDLQEAKDYWAGVEAGLQSKSRKLFIAQEGDAVIGAVQLSLCHKANGSHRGEVEKLMVHTVSRGKGVSKKLMALMEETAKELGLLLLVLDTRFGDVASTLYSNIGYQEAGQIPDFARSSDGKLEATVYFYKQL from the coding sequence ATGCTGGAAATTAAAGAAATCAATTCAATTAAAGGACACGAGTCTCACCTTGAAGCACTCCTTAAAGACTGTGTTGACAGTGGTGCATCTGTCGGGTTTATCACACCATTTGATTTGCAAGAAGCCAAAGACTATTGGGCTGGTGTTGAAGCAGGTCTGCAATCCAAATCACGTAAGCTTTTCATTGCACAGGAAGGTGATGCCGTGATTGGGGCTGTACAGCTTTCACTTTGCCACAAGGCAAACGGCTCACACCGTGGTGAAGTGGAGAAACTGATGGTACATACAGTATCAAGAGGGAAAGGTGTCAGCAAAAAACTGATGGCACTGATGGAGGAAACAGCCAAAGAACTTGGTCTGCTGCTGCTTGTACTGGACACCCGTTTTGGGGATGTTGCCTCTACCCTATACAGCAACATCGGTTATCAGGAAGCAGGACAGATTCCTGACTTTGCCAGAAGCTCAGATGGTAAACTGGAAGCAACGGTTTATTTCTATAAGCAACTCTAG
- a CDS encoding glycoside hydrolase family 20 protein, translating into MNRLFHQLLRCLPLMAMVFACSSDKDATSIQKAEIVPQPKSIQYQEGKFVLNQDTPIIYPEGDPVLEKTAELLQGYIMGALGFAPKIAAGTPSDDGIVLTAANQDASEAYELTVSNDRILINGQSAKGTFYGVQSLRQLIPAKAKGNEVAISAMQIQDSPRFSYRGMHLDVARHFFDTDFVKTYIDLIAMHKMNTFHWHLTEDQGWRIEIKKYPKLTSVGSQRKETVVGHAGRSNEYDGQPYGGFYTQEEIKEIVQYAQDRFITVIPEIELPGHSLAALAAYPQFGCKGEHYDVATTFGIFDEVYCAGNDSTFLFLQDVLDEVVALFPSEYIHIGGDECPKASWENCPKCQARINSEGLEDEHELQSYFIRRIEKYLNSKGRQIIGWDEILEGGLAPNATVMSWRGMHGGIEAARQKHDVIMTPGSHVYFDHYQSLDKEVEPLAIGGFTTVSKVYEFEPVPEELSEEEQQYVKGAQANVWTEYMKSSEQVEYMILPRMAALSEVLWSAKEDRNLEDFKPRLLHAISYYEQMGLNYAKHIFDAEIAASPNPETGKVEVALSTFSSEPIYYTLDGSEPNQQSEQYKGEKLSIDKPVTLKATTFLNGEKGMVKSETIQLNIASFKPMQLLKAPSSRYEKYTPALNDGLRGIMNFGSGAWVGFLHGDLEAVIDLKQPTEISEVKVGTLVQAGSWIFGARSLKVYTSDDGKAYKEVASETFPETTQEQKDMITDLTASFDKVSAHYLKVVVERQDKLPEWHKGSGQNAYLFVDEIIVQ; encoded by the coding sequence ATGAATAGACTTTTTCATCAACTACTACGCTGCTTGCCACTAATGGCAATGGTGTTTGCTTGTTCCTCTGATAAAGATGCTACAAGCATTCAAAAAGCAGAGATTGTACCCCAACCCAAATCCATACAGTACCAAGAAGGCAAGTTTGTCTTAAACCAAGATACACCTATCATTTACCCTGAAGGTGATCCGGTATTGGAGAAAACTGCTGAACTGCTGCAAGGCTATATCATGGGTGCATTGGGATTTGCTCCTAAAATTGCAGCAGGAACACCAAGTGATGACGGCATTGTACTGACAGCTGCCAATCAGGATGCATCAGAAGCTTATGAGCTGACGGTTTCCAATGACCGAATACTGATAAATGGTCAATCTGCAAAAGGGACATTCTATGGTGTGCAGTCTTTGAGACAACTTATTCCTGCCAAAGCCAAAGGAAATGAGGTAGCGATCTCAGCCATGCAGATTCAGGATTCACCACGATTCAGTTACAGAGGCATGCACTTGGATGTGGCCAGACACTTCTTTGACACCGACTTTGTCAAAACCTATATTGACCTGATTGCCATGCACAAGATGAATACTTTTCATTGGCACCTAACGGAAGATCAAGGATGGAGAATTGAGATCAAGAAATACCCTAAACTAACCTCAGTAGGAAGCCAGAGAAAGGAAACTGTTGTGGGACATGCAGGCAGAAGCAATGAGTATGATGGTCAACCTTATGGTGGCTTCTATACTCAGGAAGAGATCAAGGAAATTGTACAATACGCTCAAGACAGGTTTATCACGGTTATCCCTGAGATTGAGCTTCCGGGACACTCACTTGCTGCACTGGCAGCCTACCCACAGTTCGGTTGTAAAGGAGAACATTACGATGTAGCCACTACTTTTGGCATCTTTGACGAGGTATATTGTGCGGGTAACGACAGTACCTTCCTTTTCCTTCAGGATGTACTGGATGAAGTTGTCGCACTGTTCCCTAGTGAGTATATCCACATCGGTGGTGATGAATGCCCTAAGGCTTCGTGGGAAAATTGCCCTAAATGTCAGGCTCGAATCAATTCGGAAGGACTGGAAGACGAGCATGAACTACAAAGTTACTTTATCAGAAGAATTGAAAAATACCTGAACAGCAAAGGCAGACAGATTATCGGATGGGATGAGATTCTTGAAGGCGGTCTGGCTCCAAATGCCACTGTTATGTCTTGGAGAGGTATGCATGGTGGTATTGAGGCAGCACGTCAGAAACACGATGTGATCATGACACCAGGAAGCCACGTTTACTTTGACCATTACCAGTCTTTGGATAAGGAAGTGGAACCTTTGGCAATTGGAGGTTTTACTACAGTCAGCAAAGTTTACGAGTTTGAACCAGTTCCTGAAGAACTTTCGGAAGAAGAACAACAATATGTAAAAGGTGCTCAGGCAAATGTCTGGACGGAGTATATGAAATCTTCAGAGCAGGTGGAATATATGATCCTGCCAAGAATGGCGGCCCTTTCAGAGGTATTGTGGTCAGCCAAAGAAGACCGTAACCTTGAGGATTTCAAACCTCGTTTGTTGCATGCCATCAGCTATTATGAGCAGATGGGACTTAACTACGCCAAACATATCTTTGATGCTGAGATAGCAGCTTCTCCAAACCCTGAGACAGGTAAAGTGGAAGTAGCCCTTTCGACATTCAGCAGTGAACCGATTTATTATACACTTGATGGTTCGGAGCCTAATCAGCAAAGTGAACAATACAAGGGGGAGAAACTGTCAATCGATAAACCTGTGACACTAAAGGCAACCACTTTCCTGAATGGAGAGAAAGGCATGGTGAAATCAGAAACGATTCAGTTGAACATAGCCAGCTTCAAGCCGATGCAATTGTTGAAAGCGCCTTCTTCCAGATATGAGAAATATACGCCTGCCTTGAATGACGGACTGAGAGGTATCATGAACTTTGGCAGTGGTGCTTGGGTAGGTTTCCTGCATGGCGATCTTGAAGCCGTAATTGACCTGAAACAACCTACTGAAATATCTGAAGTAAAAGTCGGAACGCTGGTGCAGGCAGGCAGCTGGATTTTTGGAGCACGTTCCTTGAAGGTTTATACATCTGATGATGGGAAAGCATATAAGGAAGTGGCCTCAGAGACATTTCCTGAGACAACACAGGAACAGAAGGACATGATCACTGACCTGACAGCCAGCTTTGACAAGGTATCTGCCCATTACCTTAAAGTAGTGGTAGAAAGACAGGACAAGCTTCCTGAATGGCATAAAGGAAGCGGACAAAACGCTTACCTTTTTGTAGATGAGATTATCGTCCAATAG
- a CDS encoding sensor histidine kinase — protein sequence MRIILGLCCLLLGFQFVHAQSSDLLFFSGLEETQSEENIPFILLEDSLQQLTPQDAREKLTAIADTAPQLMHFSSSRKVNYWLMVSITNPSHTTLHQTLKLSGWGEIDAWDFNSLEHLEQTGKLSLHANRLQKDAIPLLIHEQSSVTLLLKLSAKVSILEQEKAQVQLLPARTYELTQYRKQFIQTLFIGIILVMALYNLLIFLTIRDISYFYFVLSIAGIGLYMMFYHGLNLVFLWPKAPYWDAHSFTLIVPLTGVARTLFTRKYLHLREFLPAWDKALIWLTFAYIIPIGLGIVSYTTKWDFLQEATQAIGLIGATVLVSMIVTAFLVYRKGYIPAIYFMVANFLFVVGALLLILQEVSILPASSLISHSTQVGVVSQVILFSLGLADRFKRSQQEALERKLEKERLEKEKEREKQQLIAGQKAELKKQVEERTKELAEAVTQLQESEQSLKALNALKDRLFSIISHDLRSPLATFDSFLNLLLHHSHRLSQEEMKEIAAETNKSLQNLSDLLENLLQWSRAQLQENRYEESTFDIRELIDKNNTLYSSTAKEKGITLEMCIPEKPIIVRGDYRMLDFVIRNLINNAIKFTDSNGKVTAQVKLQDKKCLISIEDTGVGLSEEQIEMIKKAKGNYTTLGTKDEKGIGLGLMLCRDFLKIHTAQLQIKSTTGEGSIFGFELSPD from the coding sequence ATGCGCATTATTCTTGGATTATGCTGTTTGCTGCTTGGCTTTCAGTTTGTTCACGCTCAATCTTCAGACCTACTGTTCTTTTCAGGATTGGAGGAAACACAATCAGAAGAAAACATTCCATTTATCCTGCTTGAGGATTCACTGCAACAGCTGACGCCCCAAGATGCTCGTGAGAAGTTGACGGCAATTGCTGACACTGCACCACAGTTAATGCATTTCAGCAGCAGCAGAAAGGTCAATTATTGGCTGATGGTCAGTATCACAAACCCTTCGCACACCACCTTGCACCAAACGCTCAAGCTGTCAGGATGGGGAGAGATTGACGCATGGGACTTTAATTCGCTGGAACATTTGGAACAGACCGGAAAGCTGAGCCTACATGCCAACCGCCTACAGAAAGATGCCATTCCACTGCTTATCCATGAACAGTCATCGGTGACGCTTTTACTCAAGCTAAGTGCAAAAGTGAGTATTCTGGAACAGGAAAAAGCACAGGTACAACTACTACCTGCCCGTACCTATGAGCTGACACAATACCGCAAGCAGTTTATCCAGACACTTTTTATCGGAATTATACTGGTAATGGCCCTCTACAACCTGCTGATTTTCCTGACCATTCGGGATATCAGCTATTTCTATTTTGTGCTATCCATTGCCGGCATTGGTCTTTATATGATGTTCTATCACGGACTGAATCTTGTATTTCTGTGGCCCAAGGCTCCTTACTGGGATGCCCACAGCTTTACATTGATCGTTCCGTTGACGGGTGTAGCCAGAACACTGTTTACCAGAAAGTACCTGCATCTGAGAGAGTTTCTTCCCGCTTGGGACAAGGCGCTGATCTGGCTCACTTTTGCCTACATTATCCCAATCGGGTTAGGCATAGTCAGCTATACCACTAAATGGGACTTTCTTCAGGAAGCCACACAAGCCATTGGATTGATCGGTGCTACTGTATTGGTCAGCATGATTGTGACAGCGTTTCTCGTTTACCGCAAAGGCTATATCCCTGCCATCTATTTTATGGTAGCCAATTTCCTTTTTGTTGTTGGCGCATTACTGCTGATCCTGCAAGAGGTATCTATCCTGCCAGCAAGCTCGCTGATCAGTCATTCCACACAAGTGGGCGTTGTATCACAGGTAATCCTGTTTTCATTGGGTTTGGCTGACAGGTTTAAAAGGTCTCAGCAGGAAGCATTGGAAAGAAAGCTGGAGAAGGAAAGACTAGAAAAGGAGAAAGAGCGTGAGAAACAACAGCTGATTGCCGGACAAAAAGCGGAGCTTAAAAAGCAGGTGGAGGAAAGAACCAAAGAACTGGCAGAAGCAGTCACCCAGCTACAGGAATCAGAACAGTCACTGAAAGCATTGAATGCACTAAAGGACAGGCTATTTTCCATTATCTCACATGACCTGAGAAGTCCATTGGCCACCTTTGATTCCTTTCTTAATCTGCTGCTTCACCACAGTCACCGCCTATCACAGGAAGAGATGAAAGAGATTGCTGCCGAAACCAACAAGTCATTGCAGAACCTTTCTGACTTACTGGAAAACCTGTTGCAATGGTCTCGGGCACAATTGCAGGAAAACCGCTATGAGGAAAGCACATTTGACATCAGGGAACTGATCGATAAAAACAACACCCTTTACAGCTCTACTGCCAAGGAAAAAGGCATCACACTTGAGATGTGTATTCCTGAAAAGCCAATAATAGTCAGAGGGGATTACCGCATGCTTGATTTTGTAATTCGAAACCTGATCAATAACGCCATCAAGTTTACGGATAGCAATGGAAAAGTAACTGCACAAGTAAAACTACAGGACAAGAAATGTTTGATCAGCATTGAGGACACAGGTGTCGGACTTTCAGAAGAGCAAATTGAAATGATCAAAAAAGCAAAAGGAAATTATACCACACTAGGCACCAAGGATGAAAAAGGAATTGGATTGGGACTGATGCTTTGCAGGGATTTTTTGAAGATTCATACTGCTCAACTGCAAATTAAATCTACGACTGGTGAAGGAAGTATTTTTGGGTTTGAACTAAGTCCTGACTAG
- a CDS encoding LytR/AlgR family response regulator transcription factor, with amino-acid sequence METVRIAILEDNLVMAKNLTFTLEELGYEVVGEFRKGEDLLEKIADLDVDLLLLDVELPGTVDGIQTAAVLRKVYKGPIIYLTSRKDEDTFSRAKPTLPAAYLQKPFDKNTLRSSIELAAYHAQQEGSETSESSLGEVEELDVKDAIFVKSKNRLMKVIVGDILYIQANDIYATVVTAEGQYLVNYSLKHLEQQLPSLPFYRTHRSFIVNLDRVSGLEDGHLLIGDNTIPVGKTYREELMKHFRVL; translated from the coding sequence ATGGAAACGGTAAGAATTGCAATTTTAGAAGACAATCTGGTAATGGCTAAAAACCTGACCTTTACATTGGAAGAATTGGGTTATGAAGTAGTCGGGGAATTTAGAAAAGGGGAAGACTTGCTTGAGAAGATAGCGGACTTGGATGTTGATCTCCTTCTGCTGGACGTTGAGCTGCCAGGTACAGTGGACGGCATTCAGACAGCGGCTGTATTGCGCAAAGTATATAAAGGGCCTATCATTTACTTGACCTCCCGAAAGGATGAGGATACTTTTTCAAGGGCAAAACCAACCCTGCCTGCGGCTTATCTTCAGAAGCCATTTGACAAAAATACCTTGCGGTCGAGTATAGAACTGGCAGCATACCATGCACAGCAAGAAGGAAGTGAAACTTCTGAGAGCAGTTTAGGCGAAGTTGAAGAGCTGGATGTAAAGGATGCCATTTTCGTGAAATCCAAAAACAGGCTGATGAAGGTAATCGTAGGGGATATCCTTTATATACAGGCCAATGATATCTATGCAACTGTCGTAACAGCAGAAGGGCAGTACCTTGTGAATTATTCCCTGAAGCATTTGGAACAACAACTGCCAAGCCTTCCATTTTACAGAACACACCGCTCTTTTATTGTGAACCTTGATCGTGTCAGTGGCTTGGAAGATGGACATCTTTTGATAGGAGATAATACCATTCCTGTTGGCAAAACCTATAGGGAAGAACTGATGAAACATTTTAGGGTATTGTGA